The Pseudomonas parafulva genome window below encodes:
- a CDS encoding TldD/PmbA family protein: protein MFDSSALLRQRFAGLRSTADVFSLRHVKQAHQSLSVRRNVAEPPSFSQDEGAMLSVRLNGVEAYAATADLSQAGLQRALEQAEALARQIAGHHLLDLRQQPVPSQRHDHVSPNFEQALPNLADCLELLAAESASVPKDARLVDWQASLGITLVEQTYLNSAGAQLRHAQRFVFPGLGVTASDGQDSQSRTLGRENFGQQGGFEIIERCGLVGAARHVADEALQLLLAPNTPSGVRDLLLMPDQMMLQIHESIGHPLEMDRILGDERNYAGTSFVKASDFGHLQYGSALLNVTFDPTLPEELASYSFDDDGTPASKQFLIRQGTLLRPLGGALSQLRSGLDGVANSRACGWNRAPIDRMANLNIEPGEHSLEQLIAGIEHGILMRTNRSWSIDDARNKFQFGCEWGQLIEHGQLKGVVKNPNYRGISAQFWRNLSAVGDRSTFQVLGTPNCGKGEPNQVIRVGHASPACVFRQIDVFGGDA from the coding sequence ATGTTCGATTCCAGCGCCCTGCTGCGCCAGCGCTTCGCCGGGCTGCGCAGCACGGCCGACGTCTTTTCGCTGCGCCACGTCAAGCAAGCGCACCAATCGCTGTCAGTGCGGCGTAACGTCGCCGAACCACCGTCGTTCAGCCAGGATGAGGGCGCCATGCTCAGCGTTCGGCTCAACGGCGTGGAAGCCTACGCGGCCACCGCCGACCTGTCGCAAGCCGGACTGCAACGTGCGCTGGAACAGGCCGAGGCCCTGGCCCGGCAGATCGCTGGCCACCACCTGCTCGATCTGCGCCAGCAGCCGGTGCCCAGCCAACGTCACGACCACGTCTCGCCCAACTTCGAGCAGGCCCTGCCCAACCTGGCCGACTGCCTTGAGCTGCTGGCCGCCGAATCGGCCAGCGTGCCCAAGGACGCACGCCTGGTGGACTGGCAGGCAAGCCTGGGCATCACCCTCGTCGAGCAGACCTACCTGAACTCGGCCGGTGCGCAGTTGCGCCATGCGCAGCGCTTCGTCTTCCCCGGCCTGGGCGTCACCGCCAGCGATGGCCAGGACAGCCAGAGCCGCACCCTGGGCCGGGAGAACTTCGGCCAACAGGGCGGCTTCGAGATCATCGAACGCTGCGGCCTGGTAGGCGCGGCCCGACACGTGGCCGACGAGGCCCTGCAGTTGCTGCTGGCGCCCAACACCCCCAGCGGCGTGCGCGACCTGCTGTTGATGCCCGACCAGATGATGCTGCAAATCCACGAGTCCATCGGTCACCCCTTGGAGATGGACCGCATCCTCGGTGACGAGCGCAATTACGCCGGCACCAGCTTCGTCAAGGCCAGCGACTTCGGCCATCTGCAATACGGCTCGGCGCTGCTCAACGTCACCTTCGACCCGACCCTGCCAGAAGAGCTGGCCAGCTACAGCTTCGACGACGACGGCACACCCGCCAGCAAGCAGTTCCTGATTCGCCAGGGCACGCTGTTGCGGCCGCTGGGCGGCGCCCTCTCGCAACTGCGCTCCGGCCTCGACGGCGTGGCCAACAGCCGTGCCTGCGGCTGGAACCGCGCCCCCATCGACCGCATGGCCAACCTCAACATCGAACCGGGCGAGCACTCGCTGGAGCAACTCATCGCGGGCATCGAGCACGGCATCCTCATGCGCACCAACCGTTCCTGGTCCATCGACGACGCGCGCAACAAGTTCCAGTTCGGCTGCGAATGGGGCCAGCTCATCGAGCACGGCCAACTCAAGGGCGTGGTCAAGAACCCCAACTACCGCGGCATCTCCGCGCAGTTCTGGCGCAACCTCTCGGCGGTGGGCGACCGCAGCACCTTCCAGGTGCTCGGCACCCCGAACTGCGGCAAGGGCGAGCCCAACCAGGTCATCCGCGTCGGCCACGCCTCGCCGGCCTGCGTGTTCCGCCAGATCGACGTATTCGGAGGAGACGCCTGA
- a CDS encoding acyl-CoA dehydrogenase: MSEQLLSSRNLAFELYEVLDAEALTARPRFAEHNRETFDAALGTARSLAEKYFAPHNRKGDEHEPRYVDGRAELIAEVKPAVQAFLDAGLLNANRDFDVGGMQLPSLVSQACFAHFQAANAGTTAYPFLTMGAANLIESFGDETQKRLFLQPMIDGRFFGTMALTEPHAGSSLADIRTRAEPVGDGSYRLKGNKIFISAGDHELSENIVHMVLAKLPDAPAGVKGISLFIVPKYRVDADGRLGARNDVTLAGLFHKMGWRGTTSTALNFGDNGQCIGYLVGQPHQGLAYMFQMMNEARIGVGMGAVMLGYAGYLYSLDYARQRPQGRQVDNKDPHSPPVPIIEHADVRRMLLMQKAYVEGAFDLGLYAARLFDDTHTAPDATTREQAQQLLDLLTPIVKSWPSAFCLKANELAIQILGGHGYTRDYPVEQYYRDNRLNPIHEGTEGIQSLDLLGRKLAQNGGAGLKHLIRLIAATAERASHHPNLDALRQPLEQLVNRLQAATLALLGDLAQGKAAAALANSALYLKVFGHCVIGWRWLEQAIHAELGLLKGVEADRDFYQGKLQAARYFLIWEVPGCHTELALLEARDDTCLGMHEGWF, translated from the coding sequence ATGTCCGAGCAACTCCTCAGCAGCCGCAACCTTGCGTTCGAACTCTATGAAGTCCTCGATGCCGAGGCCCTGACCGCCCGCCCGCGTTTTGCCGAGCACAACCGCGAAACCTTCGACGCCGCGCTGGGCACTGCGCGCAGCCTGGCGGAAAAGTACTTCGCCCCGCACAACCGCAAAGGCGACGAGCACGAACCGCGCTATGTGGACGGCCGGGCTGAGTTGATCGCGGAGGTCAAACCCGCCGTGCAGGCGTTTCTCGACGCGGGCTTGCTCAATGCCAACCGCGACTTCGACGTCGGCGGCATGCAGTTGCCGAGCCTGGTCTCGCAAGCCTGCTTCGCCCACTTCCAGGCCGCCAACGCCGGCACCACCGCCTACCCGTTCCTGACCATGGGCGCGGCCAACCTGATCGAAAGCTTCGGCGACGAAACGCAGAAGCGGTTGTTCCTGCAACCGATGATCGACGGCCGCTTCTTCGGCACCATGGCCCTCACCGAACCCCATGCCGGCTCGTCGCTGGCAGACATCCGCACCCGCGCCGAGCCCGTTGGCGACGGCAGCTACCGGCTCAAGGGCAACAAGATCTTCATCTCCGCCGGGGACCACGAGTTATCGGAGAACATCGTGCACATGGTCCTGGCCAAGCTGCCGGACGCCCCGGCCGGGGTGAAGGGCATTTCCCTGTTCATCGTGCCCAAGTACCGGGTCGACGCCGACGGTCGCCTCGGCGCGCGCAACGACGTGACGCTGGCCGGGCTGTTCCACAAGATGGGCTGGCGCGGCACCACCTCCACGGCGCTGAACTTCGGCGATAACGGCCAGTGCATCGGCTATCTGGTCGGCCAGCCGCACCAAGGCCTGGCGTACATGTTCCAGATGATGAACGAGGCGCGCATCGGCGTCGGCATGGGCGCAGTGATGCTCGGCTACGCCGGCTACTTGTACTCGCTGGACTATGCTCGCCAGCGCCCCCAGGGCCGTCAGGTGGACAACAAAGACCCGCACAGCCCGCCGGTGCCGATCATCGAGCATGCCGACGTGCGGCGCATGCTGCTGATGCAGAAGGCCTACGTGGAAGGCGCCTTCGACCTGGGGCTGTACGCCGCGCGGCTGTTCGACGACACCCACACCGCGCCCGATGCAACCACTCGCGAGCAGGCCCAGCAACTGCTCGACCTACTCACCCCCATCGTCAAATCCTGGCCATCGGCGTTCTGCCTCAAGGCCAACGAACTGGCGATCCAGATCCTCGGCGGCCACGGCTACACCCGCGACTATCCGGTGGAGCAGTACTACCGCGACAACCGCCTGAACCCGATTCACGAGGGCACCGAGGGTATCCAGTCGCTCGACCTGCTGGGGCGTAAGCTGGCGCAGAACGGCGGTGCCGGGCTCAAGCACCTGATCCGCCTGATCGCCGCCACCGCCGAGCGCGCCAGCCATCACCCCAACCTGGATGCGCTGCGCCAGCCGCTGGAGCAGTTGGTCAATCGCTTGCAGGCCGCAACCCTGGCCCTGCTCGGCGATCTGGCCCAGGGCAAGGCGGCGGCTGCGCTGGCCAATTCTGCGCTGTACCTCAAGGTGTTCGGTCACTGCGTGATCGGCTGGCGCTGGCTGGAGCAGGCGATCCACGCCGAGCTCGGGTTGCTCAAGGGCGTCGAAGCCGATCGCGATTTCTATCAAGGCAAACTACAAGCGGCGCGTTATTTTCTGATCTGGGAGGTGCCAGGCTGCCATACTGAGCTCGCCTTGCTCGAGGCACGTGACGACACGTGCCTGGGCATGCACGAGGGGTGGTTCTAG